The sequence below is a genomic window from Myxococcota bacterium.
TGCGCCCGGCCCGAGCCCCTGCCCGATGCGCGCGTGGTGTGTCCCGCCATGGTCTCCGACGGCCAGTACCGCATGGGCACGGTGCTCGAGATCAGCCTGTGCGCGCCGGACCGCGCCACGGGCGAGGCGCTGCTGCGCGAGAGCTTCGCCTCGGTGGCCGCGCTCGAGCACGCGAGCTCGACCTTCGACGCCGCGAGCGAGGTCTCGGCGCTGAACCGCGCCGCCGGCCGCGGTCCGCAGCGCGTGTCGCCGGCGCTCGCGCGACTCACTGCCGACTCGCTGGCCTTGACGCCCGCAACGCGCGGCACGTTCGACGTGACGGTCGGGCCGCTGATCGCGCTGTGGAAGGCGGCGGCCGAGGCGGGCCGGCTGCCCGGCGCGGCCGAGCTCGCGGCGGCGCGCGCGCGGGTGGGCGCGGAGCGCGTGGCGGTCGATGCC
It includes:
- a CDS encoding FAD:protein FMN transferase, whose product is MRRGARAAALAACLACARPEPLPDARVVCPAMVSDGQYRMGTVLEISLCAPDRATGEALLRESFASVAALEHASSTFDAASEVSALNRAAGRGPQRVSPALARLTADSLALTPATRGTFDVTVGPLIALWKAAAEAGRLPGAAELAAARARVGAERVAVDA